One Carassius auratus strain Wakin chromosome 16, ASM336829v1, whole genome shotgun sequence genomic window carries:
- the LOC113116060 gene encoding uncharacterized protein LOC113116060 isoform X1, giving the protein MSQLKNYSPCIGETMAATVKLFFGKCIQSTYALSECLSCIRLFLIIMIWKHSVPFKLYLGYLYFASPKCAVLVVEGIHASLICTVSVYQNQSVAYIISGPLPAPGCIPEWTAANTMLVDENGNIYHQVVLHAEPQRILTVGCQHHVAYRLECLAIRVFLVVNCNYKCLTVPIAVVTKDSAVEGLPGTGRTHVVSYAVIGIAVLGFVIMTVIYKYRHLRESVGAV; this is encoded by the exons ATGTCTCAGCTCAAAAATTACTCACCTTGTATAGGAGAGACAATGGCAGCTACAGTGAAACTATTTTTTGGTAAGTGCATTCAAAGCACATATGCTTTATCAGAATGTTTGTCCTGCATtcgtttgtttttaataataatgatttggaAACATAGTGTGCCATTTAAATTGTACTTAGGATATTTATACTTTGCATCTCCCAAATGTGCAGTTTTAGTTGTGGAGGGAATTCATGCCAGTCTAATCTGCACTGTGTCAGTGTACCAGAATCAGTCCGTTGCTTACATCATCTCTGGACCTCTGCCAGCTCCTGGCTGCATACCCGAATGGACTGCTGCT AATACCATGCTGGTTGATGAGAATGGGAATATTTACCATCAAGTGGTTTTGCATGCTGAACCTCAAAGGATTCTCACCGTAGGCTGTCAACATCATGTTGCATACCGTCTGGAATGTTTGGCAATTAGG GTTTTCTTGGTGGTCAACTGTAACT aTAAGTGTCTCACTGTACCTATTGCAGTGGTCACAAAAG ACTCAGCTGTGGAGGGGCTCCCAGGTACAGGACGGACTCATGTTGTGTCGTATGCTGTCATTGGCATTGCTGTACTTGGCTTTGTTATCATGACAGTCATTTACAAGTACAGACATCTAAG GGAATCTGTTGGTGCGGTTTAA
- the LOC113116060 gene encoding uncharacterized protein LOC113116060 isoform X2: MSQLKNYSPCIGETMAATVKLFFVLVVEGIHASLICTVSVYQNQSVAYIISGPLPAPGCIPEWTAANTMLVDENGNIYHQVVLHAEPQRILTVGCQHHVAYRLECLAIRVFLVVNCNYKCLTVPIAVVTKDSAVEGLPGTGRTHVVSYAVIGIAVLGFVIMTVIYKYRHLRESVGAV; the protein is encoded by the exons ATGTCTCAGCTCAAAAATTACTCACCTTGTATAGGAGAGACAATGGCAGCTACAGTGAAACTATTTTTTG TTTTAGTTGTGGAGGGAATTCATGCCAGTCTAATCTGCACTGTGTCAGTGTACCAGAATCAGTCCGTTGCTTACATCATCTCTGGACCTCTGCCAGCTCCTGGCTGCATACCCGAATGGACTGCTGCT AATACCATGCTGGTTGATGAGAATGGGAATATTTACCATCAAGTGGTTTTGCATGCTGAACCTCAAAGGATTCTCACCGTAGGCTGTCAACATCATGTTGCATACCGTCTGGAATGTTTGGCAATTAGG GTTTTCTTGGTGGTCAACTGTAACT aTAAGTGTCTCACTGTACCTATTGCAGTGGTCACAAAAG ACTCAGCTGTGGAGGGGCTCCCAGGTACAGGACGGACTCATGTTGTGTCGTATGCTGTCATTGGCATTGCTGTACTTGGCTTTGTTATCATGACAGTCATTTACAAGTACAGACATCTAAG GGAATCTGTTGGTGCGGTTTAA